The Leishmania major strain Friedlin complete genome, chromosome 23 nucleotide sequence gccgcgcgtcACCACCGTCACAGAGAACGGCGAAGGGACTGTGGGGCAGAGGAGGGACTGACGCACAAACAACGGGCATCAAGAAAAGCAAACACAGAAGGCAATACAGCGATCTCTagcacgagagagagcgcgaaaAACGAGAGAAGAGCAAAATACAACAAAAAAGTACAACGGCGACCAGTGCATGGCAAATTCTCACCAGGCAggtcggcggcacggcgtgTGTGGTTTGTATGCCCACATACACGCCACCGCACAAAATGCGCAGAGGCAAGCACAAAAGATGGAGACATGTGCACCACGCGTGCCCCCTCCATACAGAGCAGATGGAGTTCCTCCAATACTGCGCTACGGATAGACGAGACGCCACCGTACCCATGGTGCAGGCCTtgggaaaggagggaagTAACCCTCGACATATAGCGGATGATCATAAACAACAAGGGACATACACAAACTCATAAAGAGAGGAGGATAGATAGAGAAAAGCACGCCGTGCAGTGACAGCGGTGGAagccgtgtgcgtgggccATGTCAGCGTACACATACAGACGCATAGGCGAGGGTGGCGTGTACGGGAAAAAGGCGTATGTAGACAGTGGTGCAGGCAggacagcggtgctggcggggTCCACCAAGGACGCCCCACCCCCCGAGTCTAAATCCAAGGCACTCAGAGAGTACAACAAGGGACACAGGCGGGAGAGGTGCAgcatcgacacacacacacacagtggaGGTAGAGAGGGGTTGCACCGCAGAGGACGCCGCGAGAAGGGGAAGCACACCACGAAGATAGAGGAGTtgtccgtgcgtgtgtgtgtgtgtgtgtgtgtgtgtgtctgccagCATGCGACGGCGTCCCGCAGACCGCACCGTCGCTGCATCAGAAGTTACGAAATAAATACAGGACACAAAAGGTGTATAGGCAGGATGCGTTACGAGCCACCGCTTAGCTTGTCCTTGATGCTCTCAACCGTGCTGCTCACTGCGTCACGGACCTCTGCAGCCTTGTTCCCCACATCGTCCTTCAGCTCCTGGATCTTGTCGTGCACATtgtccttcgcctccgccgcggcgtttTTCATCTGGTCCCTTGTCTCCTGGTCCATCTTGGTCTGCGCGGATCGATCT carries:
- the SHERP1 gene encoding small hydrophilic endoplasmic reticulum-associated protein (sherp) encodes the protein MDQETRDQMKNAAAEAKDNVHDKIQELKDDVGNKAAEVRDAVSSTVESIKDKLSGGS